A part of Capsicum annuum cultivar UCD-10X-F1 chromosome 6, UCD10Xv1.1, whole genome shotgun sequence genomic DNA contains:
- the LOC107874065 gene encoding uncharacterized protein LOC107874065 → MEQDSIRFVRKYYEYQVHGDLIHFSPSELHTMTALWLFVALGIDIIRPIEPKASNGHRFIFVTINYFTKWEEAMIFKLMTKKAVVDFVHSNIICRLGIPKIIVMDNAANLNSYLMYEACQQFKIMHRNSTPYRLKANGAVEASNKNLKKILRKMVQGSQQWHEKSLFALLGNHTTVQTSIGATPYSLVYETEAVIPAEIKIQSLQVVVKAENDYDKWVKTRLEKLSLIDEKKLASVCHGQLYYLRMAQAYNRKVRPRQFEAGQLVLIHIFPHQIEAKSKFSPNWQGPFMVKKVLPNGALYLTDVEGKIEEISVNADAFKRYYV, encoded by the coding sequence ATGGAGCAAGATTCCATCCGTTTCGTTCGCAAATATTATGAATACCAGGTACATGGGGACTTGATACATTTCTCTCCATCTGAGTTGCATACAATGACTGCTTTATGGCTTTTTGTGGCTTTGGGAATAGACATAATTAGACCAATTGAACCGAAGGCCtcgaatggacataggttcatctttgtaactattaattattttacaaagtGGGAAGAAGCAATGATTTTCAAGTTAATGACTAAGAAAGCAGTGGTTGACTTTGTTCACTCCAACATAATTTGTCGGCTTGGCATTCCAAAGATAATTGTCATGGATAATGCTGCAAATCTCAACAGTTATTTGATGTATGAAGCATGTcagcaatttaagattatgcatcgaaATTCAACTCCTTATCGCCTGAAGGCGAACGGTGCTGTAGAAGCTTCCAACAAGAACCTAAAGAAAATACTTCGCAAGATGGTGCAGGGTTCCcaacaatggcatgaaaagtcaCTTTTTGCTTTGTTGGGTAATCATACTACAGTTCAGActtcaattggtgcaactccttactCGTTGGTGTACGAAACTGAAGCAGTTATACCTGCAGAAATTAAGATTCAATCTCTTCAAGTTGTTGTAAAGGCCGAAAATGATTATGATAAGTGGGTCAAAACCCGATTGGAGAAATTGAGTTTGATTGATGAGAAAAAGCTGGCGTCGGTATGTCATGGCCAACTATACTATTTGAGAATGGCTCAAGCCTATAATAGAAAGGTTCGCCCCAGACAATTTGAAGCCGGTCAGTTAGTACTAATACACATCTTTCCCCATCAGATTGAAGCCAAAagcaaattttctcctaattggcaaGGACCATTTATGGTGAAGAAGGTGTTACCTAATGGTGCATTATATTTGACTGATGTAGAAggcaaaatagaagaaatatcGGTCAATGCTGATGCATTTaagagatattatgtatga